The window GAGACCTCGACGCAGTTCCCACCCTCGGCGTTGGTGTAGGAGGACGTTCGCCAGGACAGACCGTTCACGTCTGCGCGCATCTCGCGTGCTCCTCTGCCACCGACTCGATCAAGGTCAGGGACACCTCCGGCGACAGTGCGGCAGCCCTGGCAAGATCGTAAGACTTCCAGTGGCGCCGAACCAGTGCCGGACAGTCGAGCAACTGCCCTGCATGAGGACCCTCGGTGTACGCCACATCGGGTGCATCACTGAACTGCATGATCCTCACGGACGCGTCCAGGACACCATGGGCTCCGGCGGAGAACGGAACCACCTGCATCGTGATCCGGTGGGCACGAATGCACGACGAGATGTGGCGCAGCTGAGCAGCCATCACAGCAGGCCCTCCAACTGCCGTCCGCAACACTGCCTCGTGCAGGACAACCCATACCTCAGGGGTCTCTGGATCAATCAGGAGCCGTGCGCGTTCAACACGTTCCGAAATGAGGGCATCGACGTGCTCCGCCAGAGCCGTGGGGCTGGCTGCTCGAATGAGGGCCCGTGCATAGTCCGCCGTCTGGAGCAGTCCAGGAACCAGTGTGGAGCCGTAGTCGAAGATGGCCGTCGCCAATCGTTCCAGCTCGGCGGCCTCC is drawn from Streptomyces sp. NBC_01232 and contains these coding sequences:
- a CDS encoding helix-turn-helix domain-containing protein, producing MAKPKAVSGAQTPEEFAREELRRHREAAGLTQEGLGERIFTSGAYVGQMECGTRRLRPEIAEVIDGVFGTGDYFTRLAKAFKSKHVEYFAEAAELERLATAIFDYGSTLVPGLLQTADYARALIRAASPTALAEHVDALISERVERARLLIDPETPEVWVVLHEAVLRTAVGGPAVMAAQLRHISSCIRAHRITMQVVPFSAGAHGVLDASVRIMQFSDAPDVAYTEGPHAGQLLDCPALVRRHWKSYDLARAAALSPEVSLTLIESVAEEHARCAQT